The Terriglobales bacterium genome contains a region encoding:
- a CDS encoding ABC transporter ATP-binding protein, whose translation MSQATTPSDPFSPVAVRTEHVCRHYRMGEAVIPAVDGVSLQVRQGEFVALLGASGSGKSTLLNLLAGLDRPTSGAVTVQGKDLARLSAQGLAKYRLHTVGMVFQSFNLIPSMTLLENVELPMRFAEVERGQREALIRQALERVGLGARLRHRPSELSGGEQQRASLARALVNRPQLLLADEPTGNLDSHTGTEIMDLILELNRSLGMTVVMVTHERPLAERYAQRMIFLADGKLVDQQPGSAAAEART comes from the coding sequence ATGTCCCAAGCCACGACCCCGTCCGATCCCTTCTCTCCGGTTGCCGTCCGCACCGAACACGTCTGCCGCCACTACCGCATGGGGGAGGCGGTGATCCCGGCGGTGGATGGCGTCTCCCTGCAGGTCCGGCAGGGAGAGTTCGTGGCGCTGCTGGGGGCGTCGGGCTCGGGGAAATCGACGCTGCTGAACCTGCTGGCGGGGCTCGACCGCCCGACCTCGGGCGCGGTCACGGTGCAGGGGAAGGACCTGGCCCGGCTCTCCGCGCAGGGGCTGGCGAAGTACCGGCTGCACACCGTGGGCATGGTCTTCCAGTCGTTCAACCTGATCCCCAGCATGACCCTGCTGGAGAACGTGGAGCTGCCCATGCGCTTCGCCGAGGTGGAGCGGGGGCAGCGCGAGGCGCTGATCCGGCAGGCGCTGGAGCGGGTGGGGCTGGGAGCGCGGCTGCGGCACCGCCCCAGCGAACTCTCCGGCGGCGAGCAGCAGCGGGCCTCGCTGGCGCGCGCCCTGGTAAACCGGCCGCAGCTTCTGCTCGCCGACGAGCCTACCGGCAACCTCGACAGCCACACTGGCACCGAGATCATGGACCTGATCCTGGAGCTGAACCGCTCGCTGGGCATGACGGTAGTGATGGTGACGCACGAGCGTCCCCTGGCCGAACGCTACGCGCAGCGCATGATCTTCCTGGCGGACGGCAAGCTGGTGGACCAGCAGCCCGGTTCGGCGGCGGCGGAGGCGCGCACGTGA